The Bacteroidota bacterium DNA segment ACCGCAGCGATATAGAGTTCGTTCGTGAGTTGAAGTTTAAGTTGTTCAGCGAGGTGAAAGAGGCGGTTAAATCAAAAGACGAGGCCTATCAGCAAACGGTGTATGAGTTTGTAGTACAAATGTTAAAGGATGATGAGGATTTTAGGAACGCATTGCTTAAAACGCTTGCAAACTCACTAAACAAAGGCGAATTGAAAGAAGAGATAGACAGAAACTTAACCACTGCAACGGTTTTTGCCGAAGAGGAAGCCGAAAAACAACTGGTATTGAAAATGGCTCCGAGTGCTACTGCCAAAGTAAGGGTAGATGTATTTTATCTGGAGGAAACACAGGAAAAATCTAAAAGAGTGGCTGAATTGGTGCAGAAAAAACTGGGTAATGATTACGAAGTGAAACTTAGAGTACTGCCCAAATTAAAAAACAGCCAGAGTGGTTACCAAGTGTACCAAAACGAGATACGGTTTGAAGAGACAGAAACTAACATTGTGAAAGTGATTAACGAGTTATTGAAGGATACCCTGCAGGAGCCTTTGCATGAACGTAAAAAAGTAACTAACCGCACGGATAACTACGTAAGTATATTTATCAGAAACCCATAACGGGCAGGGTTATTTCGTTTCCCTGAACAGGGTCACAGTGCCGCGCATTTCAACCCCGTCGGGTGTGCGGCAATCTTTGTATTTCAGCAGCACAAAGTACACGCCGGGCGGCACTTCCTGGTTTTTAAACTTGCCGTCCCACAGCCCGTTATCTTTGGCTTCAAACATCTTCTCTCCCCAACGGTTATATACGATGATATCGTAGCTCTCAACCCTGCCGTCCATCAAGGGATAAAGATCGTTGTAACCGTCGTCGTTTGGTGAGAACGCATTGGGTATTGTAAAATCATTAAAGTCTTGTATCGAAAGGGTAATGGTGTCGTAATCCGTATTGCACCTGCTGGCCTTTACCCAATACGTACCCGGTTGTGAGAATTCAACTACCGGCGTTGTATCCCCTGTGCTCCATAAGTACTTGGCAACAGTGTCTTTAGTGTCTATTGTGTAACTGAAGGGTGCAGTACAAAACGTAGTGTCTTTGCCAATGTCAATTCCCAAAGGTTCTAATACCGTTACTGTACTGATTGTAGAGTCGCAACAATTTCCGTCACAAGCAATCAGTTTTACGCTGTAGGTACCCGCGCCTGGGTAGGTGTACTCAGG contains these protein-coding regions:
- a CDS encoding T9SS type B sorting domain-containing protein — its product is VTPPPFPQVNFSSGYSAAFPIDGVPNLSINWQTGLLQLTPTRQGQFVIGILVKEYRKGVVVGITRRDYQFNVLNCQFKVVSTYKTNDSACGYKMNFNNNSSGAKSFKWNFGDTLTEYDTSSQQSPEYTYPGAGTYSVKLIACDGNCCDSTISTVTVLEPLGIDIGKDTTFCTAPFSYTIDTKDTVAKYLWSTGDTTPVVEFSQPGTYWVKASRCNTDYDTITLSIQDFNDFTIPNAFSPNDDGYNDLYPLMDGRVESYDIIVYNRWGEKMFEAKDNGLWDGKFKNQEVPPGVYFVLLKYKDCRTPDGVEMRGTVTLFRETK